From Brevibacterium ihuae, the proteins below share one genomic window:
- a CDS encoding BlaI/MecI/CopY family transcriptional regulator has protein sequence MGHLGELEHSVMDALWNRSAGLTAAELRAHLSERGPALTTVHTVLTRLEKKGFVTRVRAERPHRYLAVSSREEHVAELMTEVLDQAPDRHAVLARFLGSVPDSDAAFLSSLLRPAPAER, from the coding sequence GTGGGACATCTGGGCGAGCTCGAGCACAGCGTCATGGACGCCCTGTGGAACCGCTCCGCCGGTCTCACCGCGGCCGAGCTCCGCGCCCACCTGAGCGAGCGCGGACCCGCGCTCACCACCGTGCACACCGTGCTCACCCGTCTTGAGAAGAAGGGGTTCGTCACGCGCGTGCGCGCCGAGCGCCCTCATCGCTACCTCGCGGTGTCGAGCCGGGAGGAGCACGTCGCCGAGCTCATGACCGAGGTGCTCGATCAGGCCCCGGACCGGCACGCGGTCCTCGCCCGCTTCCTCGGGTCGGTGCCGGACTCCGACGCCGCGTTCCTGTCCTCCCTGCTCCGACCCGCGCCCGCGGAGCGCTGA
- a CDS encoding cytochrome ubiquinol oxidase subunit I, whose product MYVELDPVLIGRWQFGITTVYHFWMVPLTLGLGLLVAILQTMYHRTGNEVWLRATKFWGKLYLINFIMGVATGIVQEFQFGMAWSEYSRFVGDVFGAPLAMEALIAFFLESVFLGLWIFGWGRLSRKLHLGVLWAAVIGSWLSAYFIIVANSWMQHPVGVELIDGRPVMTDVFAVMTNSTALAAYSHALAGATAVGAGFLLGISWYHLWRRRVDGIDTVDDAGRVVVGSAPEVPGRDEKDYTVWWRSLRIGGWTAVIAFVLVAITGDIQAKLMYEQQPMKMASAEASCHDGTAFSVLTVGDLTSNSCDDVVPIIEIPGVLSFLANSDFSTEVPGVSTLIPEYEEAYGTHMPEGDMYGAYSGQEIDYQPSMVVTYWGFRMMIGFGVLAAAAGAFALWVTRKGTVPRSTFLTHLALWGITAPFIANSAGWIFTEMGRQPFVVAPNPDPSGIDGVFLYTAAAISPSVTPGELLFSLISLTLVYGVLMVFELGLIIKYVRGGVVSAMPEIDTTNYKPTVDQSDDDVLSFAY is encoded by the coding sequence ATGTACGTGGAACTCGATCCTGTCCTCATCGGCCGGTGGCAATTCGGCATCACCACCGTCTACCACTTCTGGATGGTCCCCCTCACCCTCGGCCTCGGCCTGCTCGTCGCGATCCTGCAGACGATGTACCACCGGACCGGCAACGAGGTGTGGCTGCGCGCCACGAAGTTCTGGGGAAAGCTCTACCTCATCAACTTCATCATGGGCGTGGCCACCGGCATCGTCCAGGAGTTCCAGTTCGGGATGGCGTGGTCGGAGTACTCCCGCTTCGTCGGCGACGTGTTCGGCGCCCCGCTCGCGATGGAGGCGCTCATCGCCTTCTTCCTCGAATCGGTGTTCCTCGGACTGTGGATCTTCGGCTGGGGCCGGCTGAGCCGCAAGCTCCACCTCGGCGTCCTGTGGGCCGCGGTCATCGGCTCGTGGCTCTCGGCCTACTTCATCATCGTCGCCAACTCGTGGATGCAGCACCCGGTGGGCGTCGAGCTCATCGACGGCCGTCCGGTGATGACCGACGTGTTCGCCGTGATGACGAACAGCACCGCGCTCGCCGCGTACTCCCACGCCCTCGCCGGCGCGACTGCCGTCGGAGCGGGCTTCCTCCTCGGCATCTCCTGGTACCACCTGTGGCGCCGCCGGGTCGACGGGATCGACACCGTCGACGACGCCGGCCGCGTGGTCGTCGGATCCGCGCCCGAGGTGCCCGGCCGCGACGAGAAGGACTACACCGTGTGGTGGCGCTCGCTGCGGATCGGCGGCTGGACCGCCGTCATCGCCTTCGTGCTCGTCGCGATCACCGGCGACATCCAGGCCAAGCTCATGTACGAGCAGCAGCCCATGAAGATGGCCTCGGCCGAGGCGTCGTGCCACGACGGCACCGCGTTCTCCGTCCTCACCGTCGGCGACCTCACCTCCAACAGCTGCGACGACGTCGTCCCGATCATCGAGATCCCCGGTGTGCTCTCGTTCCTCGCCAACAGCGACTTCAGCACCGAGGTGCCCGGCGTCTCCACCCTCATCCCGGAGTACGAGGAGGCCTACGGCACCCACATGCCGGAGGGCGACATGTACGGCGCCTACTCGGGCCAGGAGATCGACTACCAGCCCTCGATGGTCGTCACCTACTGGGGCTTCCGCATGATGATCGGCTTTGGAGTCCTCGCCGCCGCCGCCGGAGCGTTCGCGCTCTGGGTGACGCGCAAGGGCACGGTGCCGCGCTCGACGTTCCTCACGCACCTCGCGCTGTGGGGCATCACCGCGCCGTTCATCGCGAACTCCGCCGGCTGGATCTTCACCGAGATGGGCCGCCAGCCCTTCGTCGTCGCGCCTAACCCCGACCCCTCCGGCATCGACGGGGTGTTCCTCTACACCGCGGCGGCGATCTCGCCCTCGGTGACCCCGGGCGAGCTCCTCTTCTCGCTCATCTCCCTCACCCTCGTCTACGGCGTGCTCATGGTGTTCGAGCTCGGACTCATCATCAAGTACGTCAGAGGCGGCGTGGTCTCGGCCATGCCGGAGATCGACACCACCAACTACAAGCCCACTGTGGACCAGAGCGACGACGACGTCCTGTCGTTCGCGTACTGA
- the cydB gene encoding cytochrome d ubiquinol oxidase subunit II — translation MELLPTIWFVLIAVLWLGYLFLEGFDLGVGMLLKGFAKDERERRLLLNTIGPVWDGNEVWLITAGGATFAAFPMWYASLFSALYLPLTLALLALIFRAVSIEYRGKGYSDRWRAGWTWLLSGGSLVAAFCVGAMLALTTTGMPLNENGDNVGGPFAWLTLPAIVGGLGVVGFCILHGLLYITLKTDGPVRHRARRVATVGAPLLLLPIVVWVVWVQLLNGKLLGWAIIVAAAACAAVMWVMIRAGREKPAFIAQALFLVLGVTSIFTNVYPNVMPSTVDPAFSLTVGNASSSDYTLTVMLIVAVIFVPIVLTYQIWVYRVFARRLTVEHIPAAHQVPVAIRSHHQ, via the coding sequence ATGGAACTGCTGCCGACGATCTGGTTCGTGCTCATCGCCGTGCTGTGGCTGGGCTATCTCTTCCTCGAGGGCTTCGACCTCGGCGTCGGGATGCTCCTCAAGGGATTCGCCAAGGACGAGCGCGAGCGCCGCCTGCTCCTCAATACCATCGGCCCGGTGTGGGACGGCAACGAGGTGTGGCTGATCACCGCGGGCGGTGCCACGTTCGCGGCCTTCCCGATGTGGTACGCCTCGCTGTTCTCCGCGCTCTACCTCCCGCTCACCCTCGCCCTCCTCGCGCTGATTTTCCGTGCGGTGTCGATCGAGTACCGCGGCAAGGGCTACTCGGACCGCTGGCGCGCCGGCTGGACCTGGCTCCTCTCCGGCGGATCGCTCGTCGCGGCGTTCTGCGTCGGCGCGATGCTCGCCCTCACCACCACGGGCATGCCGCTCAACGAGAACGGCGACAACGTCGGCGGGCCGTTCGCGTGGCTCACCCTGCCGGCGATCGTCGGCGGACTCGGCGTCGTGGGATTCTGCATCCTCCACGGGCTGCTCTACATCACCCTCAAGACCGACGGGCCGGTCCGGCACCGTGCGCGCCGCGTCGCCACCGTCGGAGCGCCTCTCCTCCTCCTGCCGATCGTCGTGTGGGTGGTATGGGTGCAGCTGCTCAACGGGAAGCTGCTCGGCTGGGCGATCATCGTCGCCGCCGCCGCGTGCGCCGCGGTGATGTGGGTGATGATCCGGGCGGGCCGCGAGAAGCCGGCGTTCATCGCCCAGGCGCTGTTCCTCGTGCTCGGCGTGACGTCGATCTTCACCAACGTCTACCCGAACGTCATGCCCTCGACCGTCGATCCGGCGTTCTCGCTCACCGTGGGCAATGCCTCGTCCTCGGACTACACGCTCACCGTCATGCTCATCGTGGCCGTGATCTTCGTGCCGATCGTGCTCACCTACCAGATCTGGGTCTACCGGGTGTTCGCCCGCCGGCTCACGGTCGAGCACATCCCGGCCGCGCACCAGGTCCCGGTGGCGATCCGCAGCCACCACCAGTGA
- the cydC gene encoding thiol reductant ABC exporter subunit CydC: MTPNRGPASIALASPQGRRALWLLGAIACLKALGLVLVAEGIARGVVGLIGSEPVTGAVIVGALGAAVRGAAVWASRTAGARAAIGVKADLRAALVRRTFAGSTRDLPVSDGALTLAATRSLDDLDDYFTSVLPALTASAAIPALIIVRIAFSDWVSAGIIVLTLPLVPVFMVLIGRYTAERVADATTSLDRLSTALVELARGLPVLVGLGRVLAQTKALRATSETYRDTTMQTLRVAFISALALEFLSTISVALVAVFIGVRLVYGTMELSDGLFALILAPECFLPLRQLGAAFHSTENGMAAFDRVRALIGLHVARPAAVTGSSAESTAAAGPVTVRGLSVRHPGRSRAALGALDADIPATGLTVLRGPSGAGKSTLLGVLAGLVREDGGTRIRGTVTGVPERIALAGQAPRTTAPTIGEELALHGPADVRPEDTAAWLSMAALDRDPLTPCAALSPGELRRLALARAFARVGCGAGLLLVDEPTAHLDPEAAAAVQRSLAEVAGSIAVVAATHDRDLIAAADHRIEIRLGTTAPAGESPVADDRDDQPAAAADALPTGSPAVAAAASGEDDALRTGARGAAHVPSGLESVDDRPDDDRPDPVRADREDGAPGPRLPLGAVLRRLVRAVDMRSPRFLLSVLCGVGAVAAGAALTGVSAWLIVHAASQPPIMYLLVAIVGVRFFGLARSVLKYAERLTLHRAILDSLTRLRERIWLAFARTGTANRTLLRGEVALSRLIADVDDVRDLAPRVVLPPVVAVVVAAAAVLTLALIHPAAALLMAVGAVLCLIAAPLLTRIADQQATSATRRARTAVLSALAGLLWSREDLAVNGAAPRAVRGFLAADARAAAHETRAVRATGVGEAVITAVATLTGVLMIPVLAPAVEAGMLSGELLAVAVLLPLALIDCFIDALASVQQWPALVQVLARVDELDADAAAELGSGAGPERIDALDLDAVAATWPGIATPVFSDVTAHIDAREWTAVTGPSGSGKTTLVSVLLRFLDPSAGEYRINGRPTGDLGPMDLAGRVSWCPQEAHVFDSSLRANLLISRPVDDAPDDAEIHAVLSRVGLADLAADAGLDARIGAGGAYLSGGQRQRLAVARTLLARSQVVVLDEPTAHLDAQMSADLMADLRSGLDGLAVVLVTHDHGLVGAHDVSIALD, from the coding sequence GTGACTCCGAACCGCGGCCCCGCCTCCATCGCGCTCGCCTCCCCGCAGGGGAGGCGGGCGCTGTGGCTCCTCGGCGCCATCGCCTGCCTCAAGGCCCTCGGCCTCGTCCTCGTCGCCGAGGGGATCGCCCGCGGAGTCGTCGGCCTCATCGGGTCCGAGCCGGTCACCGGCGCCGTGATCGTCGGTGCGCTCGGCGCCGCGGTGCGCGGTGCGGCCGTGTGGGCCTCGCGGACCGCGGGGGCGCGCGCGGCGATCGGGGTCAAGGCCGACCTGCGCGCGGCGCTCGTGCGCCGCACCTTCGCCGGGTCGACCCGGGACCTCCCGGTGTCCGACGGAGCGCTCACGCTCGCCGCCACGCGCTCGCTCGACGACCTCGACGACTACTTCACCTCGGTGCTGCCGGCGCTCACCGCCTCGGCCGCGATCCCGGCCCTCATCATCGTGCGGATCGCGTTCTCCGACTGGGTGAGCGCGGGCATCATCGTCCTCACGCTGCCGCTCGTCCCGGTGTTCATGGTGCTCATCGGCCGGTACACCGCCGAGCGCGTGGCGGACGCGACGACGTCCCTCGACCGGCTCTCCACCGCGCTCGTCGAGCTCGCCCGCGGACTCCCGGTGCTCGTCGGGCTCGGCCGCGTGCTCGCCCAGACGAAGGCCCTGCGCGCCACGAGCGAGACCTACCGCGACACGACGATGCAGACCCTGCGCGTCGCCTTCATCTCCGCCCTCGCACTCGAGTTCCTCTCGACGATCTCCGTCGCGCTCGTCGCGGTGTTCATCGGCGTGCGCCTGGTCTACGGCACCATGGAGCTGTCCGACGGGCTGTTCGCCCTCATCCTCGCCCCCGAATGCTTCCTCCCGCTGCGCCAGCTCGGGGCGGCCTTCCACTCGACGGAGAACGGGATGGCCGCCTTCGACCGGGTGCGCGCACTCATCGGGCTGCACGTCGCCCGCCCGGCGGCGGTGACAGGATCGTCGGCCGAGTCGACGGCCGCGGCCGGACCGGTGACCGTGCGCGGCCTCTCGGTGCGTCATCCCGGACGGTCCCGCGCCGCACTCGGCGCCCTCGACGCCGACATCCCCGCGACCGGGCTCACGGTGCTCCGCGGGCCGTCCGGTGCCGGGAAGTCCACGCTCCTCGGGGTCCTCGCCGGGCTCGTCCGCGAGGACGGCGGCACCCGGATCCGCGGGACCGTCACCGGAGTGCCCGAACGCATCGCGCTCGCGGGACAGGCCCCGCGCACGACCGCGCCGACGATCGGTGAGGAGCTCGCCCTCCACGGGCCGGCGGACGTGCGCCCGGAGGACACCGCGGCGTGGCTGTCGATGGCCGCACTCGACCGCGATCCGCTCACCCCGTGCGCCGCGCTCAGCCCCGGTGAGCTCCGCCGGCTCGCCCTCGCCCGCGCCTTCGCCCGGGTCGGGTGCGGTGCCGGGCTCCTCCTCGTCGACGAGCCCACCGCACACCTCGACCCCGAGGCCGCCGCGGCGGTGCAGCGCAGCCTCGCCGAGGTCGCGGGCAGCATCGCGGTCGTCGCCGCCACCCACGACCGCGACCTCATCGCAGCCGCGGACCACCGGATCGAGATCCGGCTCGGGACCACCGCCCCGGCGGGGGAGTCCCCGGTCGCAGACGACCGGGACGATCAGCCTGCCGCGGCCGCCGACGCCCTGCCCACCGGTTCACCCGCGGTCGCCGCTGCGGCGAGCGGGGAGGACGACGCCCTCCGCACGGGTGCGCGCGGTGCCGCGCACGTCCCGAGCGGGTTGGAGTCGGTCGACGACCGGCCGGACGACGACCGGCCGGACCCGGTGCGAGCGGACCGCGAGGACGGTGCCCCCGGCCCCCGGCTGCCCCTCGGCGCGGTGCTCCGCCGCCTCGTCCGCGCCGTCGACATGCGCTCGCCGCGCTTCCTCCTGTCCGTGCTGTGCGGGGTCGGCGCCGTCGCGGCCGGCGCGGCGCTCACCGGGGTGTCGGCCTGGCTCATCGTCCATGCCGCCTCCCAGCCGCCGATCATGTACCTCCTCGTGGCGATCGTCGGCGTGCGCTTCTTCGGTCTCGCCCGCTCGGTGCTCAAGTACGCCGAGAGGCTCACCCTGCACCGGGCGATCCTCGATTCGCTCACCCGGCTGCGCGAGCGGATCTGGCTCGCGTTCGCGCGCACGGGGACCGCGAACCGCACCCTGCTGCGCGGCGAGGTCGCGCTGAGCCGCCTCATCGCCGACGTCGACGACGTCCGCGACCTCGCGCCGCGCGTCGTCCTCCCGCCCGTCGTCGCGGTCGTCGTCGCGGCTGCCGCGGTCCTCACCCTCGCCCTCATCCATCCCGCCGCCGCGCTCCTCATGGCCGTCGGCGCCGTGCTGTGCCTCATCGCGGCCCCGCTCCTCACCCGGATCGCCGACCAGCAGGCCACGAGCGCGACCCGGCGGGCCCGCACCGCGGTGCTCTCCGCGCTCGCCGGGCTCCTGTGGTCGCGCGAGGACCTCGCGGTCAACGGGGCGGCACCCCGGGCCGTCCGCGGATTCCTCGCCGCCGACGCGCGCGCCGCCGCCCACGAGACGCGGGCCGTGCGCGCGACCGGGGTCGGCGAGGCGGTCATCACCGCGGTGGCGACCCTCACCGGTGTGCTCATGATCCCGGTGCTCGCGCCCGCCGTCGAGGCGGGGATGCTCAGCGGCGAGCTGCTCGCCGTCGCGGTCCTCCTGCCGCTGGCCCTCATCGACTGCTTCATCGACGCGCTCGCCTCCGTCCAGCAGTGGCCGGCGCTCGTGCAGGTGCTCGCGCGGGTCGACGAGCTCGACGCGGACGCCGCCGCGGAGCTCGGCTCCGGGGCCGGTCCGGAGCGCATCGACGCGCTCGACCTCGATGCGGTCGCCGCCACCTGGCCGGGCATCGCGACCCCGGTGTTCAGCGACGTCACCGCCCACATCGACGCGCGCGAGTGGACCGCGGTGACCGGGCCCTCGGGATCGGGCAAGACCACTCTCGTCAGCGTCCTCCTGCGGTTCCTCGATCCGAGCGCGGGGGAGTACCGCATCAACGGGCGGCCGACGGGAGATCTCGGGCCGATGGACCTCGCCGGCCGGGTCTCGTGGTGCCCGCAGGAGGCGCACGTGTTCGACTCGAGCCTGCGCGCGAACCTCCTCATCAGCCGGCCGGTGGACGACGCGCCCGACGACGCCGAGATCCACGCTGTCCTCTCACGGGTGGGGCTGGCGGATCTCGCCGCCGACGCCGGGCTCGATGCGCGGATCGGCGCCGGGGGAGCGTACCTCTCCGGCGGGCAGCGTCAGCGGCTCGCGGTGGCCCGGACCCTGCTCGCGCGCTCACAGGTCGTCGTCCTCGACGAGCCGACGGCCCACCTCGACGCGCAGATGAGCGCGGACCTCATGGCGGATCTGCGGAGCGGGCTCGACGGCCTCGCCGTCGTCCTCGTCACCCACGATCACGGGCTCGTCGGAGCCCACGACGTGAGCATCGCCCTCGACTGA
- the sepH gene encoding septation protein SepH, with product MTELTLRGVHDDEEHLVLSDGAGNDYLLPIDESLYAAVRRDRNRLARIRAAGEPVRPREIQAMIRSGMTTEEVAEATGATVDHVQVYEGPVLAERAHIANRAGQCLVYPENDPDGSPKQLLGLCRERLRMRDVDLDTMRWDAWKQASGTWYVELSFVAAEKERSAGWEYARGSISPLDDEARWLSDAGPSDSGPIPNYGSGSERVFNIEAEDGRAHHHEDSPRGSHMAETGRILESLRRRRGRRGAAATEPDGLGDLDRPDSSADAVHSGPRRSLRAVTDEPPAHPDGAHTALSAPEEASDAGVFPLPAESSPEQPGPVPGVHDDHPSLLDEPGVSDSAHDTEPIPRPAEDEAPRRKGRSSVPRWDEIMFGSKRD from the coding sequence ATGACGGAGCTGACGCTGCGCGGAGTGCACGACGACGAAGAGCACCTCGTCCTGTCGGACGGTGCCGGCAACGACTATCTGCTCCCCATCGACGAGAGCCTGTATGCCGCCGTCCGTCGCGACCGCAACCGCCTCGCCCGGATCCGCGCCGCCGGGGAACCGGTGCGCCCACGGGAGATCCAGGCGATGATCCGGTCGGGCATGACCACCGAGGAGGTCGCCGAGGCGACCGGCGCCACCGTCGACCACGTGCAGGTCTACGAGGGGCCGGTGCTCGCCGAGCGCGCCCACATCGCCAACCGGGCCGGGCAGTGCCTCGTGTATCCCGAGAACGATCCCGACGGCAGCCCCAAGCAGCTCCTCGGCCTGTGCCGCGAGCGGCTCCGGATGCGCGACGTCGACCTCGACACTATGCGCTGGGACGCCTGGAAGCAGGCCTCCGGCACGTGGTACGTCGAGCTGAGCTTCGTCGCGGCGGAGAAGGAGCGCAGCGCGGGCTGGGAGTACGCCCGCGGGTCGATCTCCCCGCTCGACGACGAGGCCCGCTGGCTGTCCGACGCCGGGCCGAGCGATTCGGGGCCGATCCCGAACTACGGCAGCGGATCCGAGCGCGTCTTCAACATCGAGGCCGAGGACGGCCGCGCCCATCACCACGAGGACTCCCCCCGCGGCAGCCACATGGCCGAGACCGGCCGCATCCTCGAGAGCCTGCGCCGCCGGCGCGGCCGCCGGGGCGCTGCGGCCACCGAGCCGGACGGCCTCGGCGATCTCGACCGTCCGGACTCCTCGGCCGACGCCGTGCACTCGGGTCCCCGCCGATCGCTGCGCGCGGTCACCGACGAGCCGCCCGCCCATCCCGACGGCGCGCACACCGCGCTCAGCGCTCCCGAGGAGGCTTCCGACGCGGGCGTGTTCCCGCTGCCGGCCGAATCCTCGCCGGAGCAGCCGGGCCCGGTGCCGGGCGTGCACGACGATCATCCCTCGCTGCTCGACGAGCCGGGCGTGTCCGATTCCGCCCACGACACCGAACCGATCCCGCGTCCCGCCGAGGACGAGGCCCCGCGCCGCAAGGGCCGGTCCTCCGTCCCCCGCTGGGACGAGATCATGTTCGGCTCCAAGCGCGACTGA
- a CDS encoding ferrochelatase translates to MNTSSLAPFDALVLMSFGGPESEEEVLPFLQNVTRGRGIPDERLVEVGEHYYGFGGKSPINDQNRALLAELRRELEERGIDTPVVWGNRNWDPYLTDVVREEHREHGRTRFLAIDTSAYSSYSSCRQYREDFAKTTTALAEEGIEVEFDKIRQYYNHPGFTAAELACVRQALADFTAEVGELDPERHRVLYVTHSIPDTMQDASAVMTRGYRAQHEELIEWIAGELGEELPLPSELVYCSRSGAPHIPWLEPDVNDRMEELRAEGVEGVIAVPIGFVSDHMEVKYDLDTEAAQTAAELGLAYVRAATVGVKREFVSGLIDLALERAAQRRGEPVESPAVTGQGPLGPGTGACSIECCRGRMDRPVLPQWETVG, encoded by the coding sequence ATGAATACTTCGAGCCTCGCACCCTTCGACGCCCTCGTCCTCATGTCCTTCGGCGGACCCGAATCCGAGGAGGAGGTGCTCCCGTTCCTCCAGAACGTCACCCGCGGCCGGGGGATCCCCGACGAGCGGCTCGTCGAGGTCGGCGAGCACTACTACGGCTTCGGCGGGAAGTCCCCGATCAACGATCAGAACCGCGCGCTGCTCGCCGAGCTCCGCCGCGAGCTCGAGGAGCGCGGCATCGACACCCCGGTGGTGTGGGGCAACCGCAACTGGGATCCCTACCTCACCGACGTCGTGCGCGAGGAGCACCGCGAACACGGCCGCACCCGGTTCCTCGCGATCGACACCTCGGCGTACTCGAGCTACTCCTCGTGCCGCCAGTACCGGGAGGACTTCGCGAAGACGACGACCGCGCTCGCGGAGGAGGGGATCGAGGTCGAGTTCGACAAGATCCGCCAGTACTACAACCACCCCGGCTTCACCGCGGCCGAGCTCGCCTGCGTGCGGCAGGCGCTCGCGGACTTCACCGCCGAGGTCGGCGAGCTCGACCCCGAGCGGCACCGGGTGCTCTACGTCACGCACTCGATCCCCGACACCATGCAGGACGCCTCGGCGGTGATGACCCGCGGCTACCGCGCGCAGCACGAGGAGCTCATCGAGTGGATCGCCGGGGAGCTCGGCGAGGAGCTGCCGCTGCCCTCCGAGCTCGTCTACTGCTCACGCTCCGGCGCGCCGCACATCCCGTGGCTCGAGCCCGACGTCAACGATCGGATGGAGGAGCTCAGGGCCGAGGGCGTCGAGGGCGTCATCGCGGTGCCGATCGGATTCGTCTCCGACCACATGGAGGTCAAGTACGACCTCGACACCGAGGCCGCCCAGACCGCCGCCGAGCTCGGCCTCGCCTACGTCCGGGCGGCGACGGTGGGCGTCAAGCGGGAGTTCGTCTCCGGCCTCATCGACCTCGCGCTCGAGCGGGCGGCCCAGCGGCGCGGCGAGCCCGTCGAGTCGCCGGCCGTGACCGGCCAGGGGCCGTTGGGGCCCGGCACCGGGGCGTGCTCGATCGAATGCTGCCGGGGCAGGATGGACAGGCCCGTCCTCCCGCAGTGGGAGACGGTGGGCTGA
- a CDS encoding DUF4193 domain-containing protein produces MATDYDAPRKQDEDLSNDSIEELKAQRTQQQASQVDEDEAVAAEGFELPGADLSNEELSVRVLPKQNDEFTCMECFLVRHRSQLASEDGGVPICTDCAG; encoded by the coding sequence ATGGCGACAGACTACGACGCCCCTCGTAAGCAGGACGAGGACCTCAGCAACGACTCCATCGAGGAGCTCAAGGCCCAGCGCACGCAGCAGCAGGCGAGCCAGGTCGATGAGGACGAGGCCGTCGCCGCCGAAGGGTTCGAGCTCCCCGGTGCCGATCTGTCGAACGAAGAGCTGTCGGTGCGCGTCCTGCCCAAGCAGAACGACGAATTCACCTGCATGGAATGCTTCCTCGTGCGTCACCGCTCGCAGCTGGCGAGCGAGGACGGCGGGGTGCCGATCTGCACCGACTGCGCCGGCTGA
- a CDS encoding DUF3093 domain-containing protein, translating to MSALPGSDTAVRYSERLWPPVSWWIVTALLSAMTAAMVYPVWEFGALVVPIVVFVLAAAWLRSMSSPVVVTGDALRAGPAHIDRRFVAEAIPYDERDSFVARGAELDARAYLMIRPWVKTVVKVVIDDPADPTPYWLVSSRRPRALAAALTER from the coding sequence ATGAGTGCTCTTCCCGGATCGGACACCGCCGTGCGCTATTCCGAGCGGCTGTGGCCGCCCGTGTCGTGGTGGATCGTCACCGCCCTCCTGTCAGCGATGACGGCGGCGATGGTGTACCCCGTGTGGGAGTTCGGCGCCCTCGTCGTCCCGATCGTCGTCTTCGTCCTCGCGGCGGCCTGGCTGCGGTCGATGTCCTCCCCCGTCGTCGTCACCGGCGACGCCCTGCGCGCGGGACCCGCCCACATCGACCGCCGATTCGTCGCCGAGGCGATCCCCTACGACGAGCGCGACTCCTTCGTCGCCCGCGGGGCGGAGCTCGACGCCCGGGCCTACCTCATGATCCGCCCGTGGGTGAAGACCGTGGTCAAGGTCGTCATCGACGACCCCGCCGACCCCACCCCGTACTGGCTCGTGTCCTCGCGCCGGCCGCGCGCGCTCGCCGCAGCGCTCACCGAGCGCTGA
- the dut gene encoding dUTP diphosphatase, with amino-acid sequence MTIEHETIALLRLDPELPVPAYEHDSDAGADLCARDDVVLRPFERALVPTGIALALPEGFAGFVHPRSGLAVRSGLSIVNAPGTIDAGYRGEIKVPLINLDPNTPIELSRGDRIAQLVIQRVVHARFTPVDSLEVSARGERGFGSTGGFAAD; translated from the coding sequence GTGACCATCGAACACGAGACCATCGCGCTGCTCCGCCTCGATCCGGAGCTGCCGGTCCCTGCCTACGAGCACGACTCCGATGCCGGGGCGGACCTATGCGCACGGGACGACGTCGTCCTGCGGCCCTTCGAGCGCGCGCTCGTCCCCACCGGGATCGCCCTCGCGCTGCCGGAGGGGTTCGCCGGGTTCGTCCACCCGCGCTCGGGCCTCGCGGTCCGCAGCGGACTGTCGATCGTCAATGCGCCGGGCACCATCGATGCCGGGTACCGCGGCGAGATCAAGGTCCCGCTCATCAACCTCGACCCGAACACCCCGATCGAGCTCAGCCGAGGCGACCGGATCGCCCAGCTCGTGATCCAGCGCGTCGTGCACGCCCGCTTCACCCCCGTCGACAGCCTCGAGGTCTCGGCCCGGGGCGAGCGCGGCTTCGGATCGACCGGCGGCTTCGCCGCCGACTGA
- a CDS encoding DUF3710 domain-containing protein: MGLFDRFRRSAPAEDADDRTDAPGTEEDLDDVLTDEEPDTAAEDAADEDEEDLAKAAPLDRLDAGPWDSEEKFGEENRIDLGALRIPVRDGMQVRLDAEEGTERILAVTLVHRGGAVQLQAFAAPRSEGLWTSVRTQIRDNVAQKGGVVDELYTALGTELLTRIPVRTKDGKAAARVARFAGVDGPRWFVRGVFTGKAITDEAVRDDLVAIFRGTVVHRGTEAMPPRDLLVLTPPKAAAKPAPEKPGRDDDIDPFERGPEITEVR, translated from the coding sequence ATGGGACTCTTCGATCGCTTCCGCAGGTCCGCACCCGCCGAGGACGCCGACGACCGCACCGACGCACCCGGCACCGAGGAGGACCTCGACGACGTGCTCACCGACGAGGAGCCCGACACCGCCGCCGAGGACGCTGCGGACGAGGACGAGGAGGACCTCGCCAAGGCCGCGCCGCTCGATCGCCTCGACGCGGGGCCGTGGGACTCCGAGGAGAAGTTCGGGGAGGAGAACCGGATCGACCTCGGCGCCCTCCGGATCCCGGTCCGCGACGGCATGCAGGTCCGCCTCGACGCCGAGGAGGGCACCGAGCGGATCCTCGCGGTGACCCTCGTCCACCGGGGCGGGGCCGTCCAGCTCCAGGCCTTCGCCGCCCCGCGTTCCGAGGGCTTGTGGACATCGGTGCGGACCCAGATCCGCGACAACGTCGCGCAGAAGGGCGGAGTCGTCGACGAGCTCTACACTGCGCTCGGCACCGAGCTCCTCACCCGCATCCCCGTCCGCACGAAGGACGGGAAGGCCGCCGCCCGCGTCGCCCGCTTCGCCGGGGTCGACGGACCGCGCTGGTTCGTGCGCGGGGTCTTCACCGGCAAGGCCATCACCGACGAGGCGGTGCGCGACGACCTCGTGGCGATCTTCCGCGGGACCGTCGTCCACCGCGGCACCGAGGCGATGCCCCCGCGCGATCTCCTCGTCCTCACCCCGCCGAAGGCCGCCGCGAAACCGGCGCCCGAGAAGCCGGGCCGCGACGACGACATCGATCCGTTCGAGCGCGGCCCCGAGATCACCGAGGTCCGCTGA